A single Verrucomicrobiia bacterium DNA region contains:
- a CDS encoding glycosyltransferase family 87 protein: MSGWNRILRSPVFDAAVLLIAVLHVAWIAQMLPMRIFSFDFNNYYMPSRMIQEGRDPYRTPLAEESRKYGFEYSERIPVGTNPPLLLWVFAPLTLLPPRPAFWVWVAVESGSLVVILWLTKRLLNGRLTQRAWLFFFAAALSSAPVYWNFAFAHVEMTIAALLLAAYAWHKNGKHALACATILLVGMIKIYPLVLLPWFVWRSGFPVRKRLLYVVALLAGIAAIVLVTGVARWQGFFARAMPCIKSWSVGQTFTFTLPSFVINVGQVLQRGTATAEPGRLWWDIGVSIGLATILASYAFCAVGKKDEDVQFSVLCGAMLAGGLTAWGYYFVILIFPVGLATARMVESPSWRRALVFAVLLMAMNSQGPWNGFFFGWSPIGRILLNYVPLYGLLGFCFFLAKYSTATAAGQRERPDPYSRS, encoded by the coding sequence ATGAGTGGATGGAATCGGATATTGCGAAGTCCCGTATTCGATGCTGCAGTTCTGTTGATTGCCGTGCTGCATGTGGCGTGGATCGCGCAGATGTTGCCGATGCGCATTTTCTCTTTCGACTTCAACAACTATTACATGCCCAGTCGAATGATCCAGGAGGGTCGTGACCCTTATCGGACACCCCTTGCGGAAGAATCACGGAAGTATGGATTCGAGTATTCAGAACGGATTCCGGTCGGTACGAATCCACCGTTATTGCTCTGGGTGTTCGCTCCCTTGACGCTACTGCCACCGCGACCTGCTTTTTGGGTTTGGGTTGCGGTGGAGTCGGGCAGTTTGGTTGTGATCTTGTGGTTGACCAAGCGTTTGCTAAACGGACGGCTCACTCAACGGGCATGGCTGTTCTTCTTCGCCGCGGCATTGTCTTCGGCACCTGTATATTGGAATTTCGCATTTGCGCACGTGGAGATGACAATCGCCGCGCTTCTGCTGGCGGCATACGCGTGGCATAAGAATGGCAAGCACGCGCTGGCCTGCGCGACGATCCTGCTGGTGGGAATGATAAAGATCTATCCCCTGGTATTGTTGCCGTGGTTTGTTTGGCGAAGCGGATTTCCCGTCCGGAAGCGATTACTCTACGTCGTGGCCCTCCTGGCAGGTATTGCCGCCATCGTGCTCGTGACAGGGGTGGCGAGGTGGCAGGGTTTTTTCGCAAGAGCGATGCCGTGCATCAAGAGCTGGTCAGTGGGTCAGACTTTCACTTTCACCCTGCCATCATTCGTCATTAATGTAGGGCAAGTGTTGCAAAGGGGGACCGCGACGGCCGAGCCCGGCCGGTTATGGTGGGATATCGGTGTTTCGATCGGCCTGGCGACAATCCTTGCCTCCTACGCGTTTTGTGCCGTGGGCAAAAAGGATGAAGATGTGCAATTCTCCGTGCTATGCGGCGCAATGTTGGCCGGTGGGTTGACGGCGTGGGGGTACTATTTCGTCATATTGATTTTCCCCGTTGGACTGGCCACAGCGCGAATGGTTGAATCACCTTCCTGGCGACGGGCGCTTGTGTTCGCAGTGCTCTTGATGGCAATGAATTCTCAAGGCCCATGGAACGGATTTTTCTTCGGGTGGTCTCCAATCGGACGAATCCTGTTGAACTACGTGCCCCTATACGGGCTCTTGGGATTCTGCTTCTTCCTTGCGAAGTATTCAACGGCGACGGCGGCAGGCCAACGGGAGCGACCAGATCCATACTCTCGCAGTTAG